A genomic region of Candidatus Pseudomonas phytovorans contains the following coding sequences:
- a CDS encoding DUF6434 domain-containing protein → MNVDWHAGPITRTTALDKHYRNTPKVRQFLLSECGASFKFDRAFMAWIKSGAPLTMGDIADEWLRMHR, encoded by the coding sequence ATGAACGTCGACTGGCACGCAGGGCCGATTACCCGCACGACTGCGCTGGACAAGCACTACCGCAACACGCCGAAGGTTCGTCAGTTTCTTCTCAGCGAGTGTGGCGCATCATTCAAGTTCGACCGTGCATTCATGGCATGGATCAAAAGCGGGGCACCACTCACCATGGGCGACATTGCGGATGAATGGCTGCGTATGCATCGGTGA
- the adhP gene encoding alcohol dehydrogenase AdhP, with protein sequence MKAAVVAPGRRVDVVEKTLRPLEHGEALLKMQCCGVCHTDLHVKNGDFGDKTGVVLGHEGIGVVQEVGPGVTSLKPGDRASVAWFYQGCGHCEYCNSGNETLCREVKNSGYTVDGGMAEACIVKADYSVKVPDGLDSAAASSITCAGVTTYKAVKISNIRPGQWIAIYGLGGLGNLALQYAKNVFNAKVIAIDVNEEQLRFANEMGADLLVNPLKEDAAKVIQAKTGGAHAAVVTAVAKGAFNSAVDALRAGGRLVAVGLPSESMDLNIPRLVLDGIEVVGSLVGTRQDLQEAFQFAAEGKVVPKVTLRPIEDINQIFDEMLEGKIKGRMVIQFEG encoded by the coding sequence ATGAAAGCTGCTGTTGTTGCACCAGGCCGTCGCGTGGACGTGGTAGAGAAAACCCTGCGCCCCCTCGAACACGGCGAAGCGCTGCTGAAGATGCAATGCTGCGGTGTTTGCCACACCGACCTGCACGTGAAGAATGGCGACTTCGGTGACAAGACCGGAGTCGTGCTGGGCCACGAAGGTATCGGCGTGGTTCAGGAAGTCGGGCCGGGCGTTACCTCGCTCAAGCCGGGCGACCGCGCCAGCGTTGCCTGGTTCTACCAGGGTTGCGGCCATTGTGAGTATTGCAACAGCGGCAACGAAACCCTGTGCCGCGAAGTGAAAAACTCTGGCTACACCGTAGACGGCGGCATGGCCGAGGCGTGCATCGTCAAGGCCGACTACTCGGTCAAAGTACCCGACGGCCTCGACTCCGCTGCCGCCAGCAGCATTACCTGCGCCGGCGTGACCACCTACAAGGCGGTAAAAATCTCCAACATCCGCCCTGGCCAATGGATCGCCATCTACGGGCTCGGCGGTCTGGGCAACCTGGCCTTGCAATATGCCAAGAACGTCTTCAACGCCAAAGTGATCGCCATCGATGTCAATGAAGAGCAACTGCGCTTCGCCAACGAGATGGGCGCAGATTTGCTCGTCAACCCGCTCAAGGAAGACGCTGCGAAGGTCATCCAGGCCAAAACCGGTGGCGCCCACGCGGCCGTGGTGACTGCCGTCGCCAAAGGCGCGTTCAACTCCGCCGTCGATGCCCTGCGCGCTGGCGGACGACTGGTTGCTGTCGGGCTTCCGTCAGAGTCCATGGACCTGAATATTCCCCGCCTGGTGCTGGACGGGATCGAAGTGGTGGGCTCACTGGTAGGTACACGCCAGGACCTGCAGGAAGCCTTCCAGTTTGCCGCTGAAGGCAAAGTAGTGCCCAAGGTGACCCTGCGACCGATCGAAGATATCAATCAGATCTTTGACGAGATGCTGGAAGGCAAGATCAAAGGCCGCATGGTGATCCAGTTCGAAGGTTGA
- a CDS encoding DoxX family protein, with protein sequence MRYSLFDGQRDIIILIARVLLMILFVLSGWAKLTGFDGTVGYMTSLGAPAPMLAAAIAVLMEFVVGILLILGFYTRPLAFLFALFVLGTALLGHPFWNMVDPERSANMTQFLKNMSIMGGLLLLAVSGPGRFSVDGR encoded by the coding sequence ATGCGCTACTCCCTGTTCGATGGCCAACGCGACATCATTATCCTGATTGCTCGCGTACTGCTGATGATCCTGTTCGTCTTGTCTGGCTGGGCCAAGCTCACCGGCTTTGATGGCACGGTTGGCTACATGACGTCGCTCGGCGCCCCTGCGCCCATGCTGGCGGCAGCCATTGCCGTGCTCATGGAGTTCGTCGTCGGCATCCTGCTGATCCTGGGTTTCTACACCCGGCCGCTGGCGTTTCTGTTCGCACTGTTCGTGCTGGGTACGGCGCTGCTGGGCCACCCGTTCTGGAACATGGTCGACCCCGAGCGCAGCGCCAACATGACCCAGTTCCTGAAAAACATGAGCATCATGGGTGGCCTGCTGTTGCTGGCCGTGAGCGGCCCAGGGCGTTTCTCGGTGGACGGGCGCTGA
- a CDS encoding PAS domain S-box protein: MVLADCLDHPVMPAHRYEQLVQSVVDYAIYMLDPSGHVVSWNAGAQRIKGYRADEVIGQHFSLFFTPQDCADGRPERLLRQALEQGVAQDEGWRVRKDGTQFWALAALDVIRDDQGQIIGLAKVTRDITDRRESAMQLDAVRAQLFQAQKLEALGQLTGGLAHDFNNMLTIILSSARLAQASQDPTRIQRMLQHILDAGQRGTELTQQLLTFARHRQLDVACVAPADLVAATRGLLEHALPSSIELQVQLQAGLPLIEVDAGQLQMVLLNLLFNARDAIAGEGRIGLTAEVVDLAGEVEGLHGSFVRFVVQDTGEGMGPDVLPRIFEPFFTTKPFGKGTGLGLSQVYGFARQSGGAIHVDSEPGHGTSMQLYLPTYQDKTNSPHDR, encoded by the coding sequence ATGGTTTTGGCAGACTGCCTCGATCACCCCGTCATGCCTGCCCACCGCTATGAACAGCTGGTTCAGTCGGTGGTGGATTACGCCATCTATATGCTCGACCCGTCCGGCCATGTGGTGTCGTGGAATGCCGGGGCGCAACGGATCAAGGGCTACCGCGCCGATGAAGTGATCGGCCAGCATTTCTCGCTGTTTTTCACCCCGCAAGATTGTGCCGACGGCCGCCCCGAGCGCTTGCTGCGCCAGGCGCTGGAGCAGGGTGTGGCGCAGGATGAGGGCTGGCGCGTGCGCAAGGATGGCACACAGTTCTGGGCCTTGGCGGCGCTGGACGTGATCCGCGATGACCAGGGCCAGATCATCGGCCTGGCCAAGGTCACGCGGGACATCACTGACCGCCGCGAGTCGGCAATGCAGCTGGATGCAGTGCGTGCCCAACTGTTCCAGGCGCAGAAGCTGGAAGCCCTCGGTCAGTTGACTGGCGGGTTGGCGCATGACTTCAACAACATGCTGACCATCATCCTCAGCTCGGCGCGCCTGGCGCAGGCCAGTCAGGACCCGACACGCATCCAGCGCATGCTGCAGCACATTCTCGATGCCGGGCAGCGGGGCACCGAACTGACCCAGCAGTTGCTCACCTTTGCCCGCCACCGCCAGCTCGATGTGGCTTGCGTCGCACCGGCAGACCTTGTAGCCGCTACCCGCGGTCTGTTGGAGCACGCACTGCCCAGCTCGATTGAGCTACAGGTGCAGCTGCAAGCGGGTTTGCCGTTGATCGAGGTGGATGCGGGGCAGTTGCAGATGGTGCTGCTGAACCTGCTGTTCAATGCCCGCGATGCCATCGCAGGGGAGGGCCGGATAGGCCTTACGGCCGAGGTGGTCGACTTGGCCGGTGAGGTGGAAGGGCTGCACGGCAGCTTTGTGCGCTTCGTGGTACAAGACACCGGCGAAGGGATGGGGCCAGACGTCTTGCCGCGCATCTTCGAGCCATTCTTCACCACCAAGCCGTTCGGCAAGGGTACTGGTCTGGGCCTTAGTCAGGTGTATGGTTTTGCCAGGCAGAGCGGTGGCGCCATTCACGTCGACAGTGAGCCCGGTCATGGAACTTCCATGCAGCTTTACTTGCCAACGTATCAGGACAAGACCAACAGCCCACACGACAGGTAA
- a CDS encoding ATPase domain-containing protein, which yields MAQALRRLVTGIEGLDALLKGGLVAGASYIIQGPPGAGKTILANQLACGHVRSGGRVLVATLLSESHERLFQYLGTLDFFDPTLVGDQIQFVSAFDTLEQEGLDAVVRLLRQEIARQQASLLIVDGVLNARVRAETALDTKKFVSELQGHAAFAGCTVLLLTSARLDEGSPEHTMVDGVIELGEQLVGSRAVRHIQLRKTRGSAALSGRHECVIDEGGMHVYPRLEALFSYPSQMGSATPARISSGVPTLDEMLDGGLSMGSVSLLIGPSGIGKTSLGLAFLGASTVQAPGLHFGFYETPERLRSKAASLGYDFAAMEQDGSLQLCWQPTTEGLLDQIGARMLERVEAQGSKRVLIDSLGAFSRLAVDPARLNAFFRAIAGELRARDVSVMLTWEMRDIFGAEISAPAPDLSSIVDNLMLMRFVELDSQLRRMLSILKVRDSHHDPALHELLIGPQGITLRKAFEGACGVLSGTPVPQGSG from the coding sequence ATGGCGCAGGCACTCAGGCGGTTGGTGACAGGTATCGAAGGGCTCGATGCACTGCTCAAGGGTGGGTTGGTAGCTGGAGCCTCGTACATCATTCAAGGCCCGCCGGGTGCCGGCAAGACTATTTTGGCCAATCAACTGGCCTGCGGACACGTGCGCTCGGGTGGTCGGGTACTGGTGGCCACGTTGCTGAGCGAGTCGCATGAGCGGCTGTTCCAGTACCTGGGCACCCTGGACTTTTTTGACCCGACGCTGGTCGGCGATCAGATCCAGTTTGTCAGCGCCTTCGACACCCTTGAGCAGGAAGGGCTGGATGCCGTGGTGCGGCTGCTGCGCCAGGAAATCGCCCGGCAGCAGGCCAGCCTGCTGATCGTCGACGGTGTGCTCAATGCCCGGGTGCGTGCCGAAACCGCGCTGGACACCAAAAAGTTTGTCTCCGAACTACAGGGCCATGCGGCCTTCGCCGGCTGCACCGTGCTGCTGCTCACCAGCGCGCGGCTGGACGAGGGCAGCCCGGAGCACACCATGGTCGATGGGGTGATCGAGTTGGGTGAGCAACTGGTGGGCAGCCGCGCCGTGCGCCATATCCAGTTGCGCAAGACCCGCGGCAGTGCAGCGTTGTCGGGCCGACACGAATGCGTTATCGATGAAGGCGGTATGCATGTCTACCCGCGCCTGGAGGCGTTGTTCAGTTATCCCAGCCAGATGGGCAGTGCTACCCCTGCGCGGATCAGCAGCGGTGTGCCGACCCTGGACGAGATGCTCGATGGCGGCCTGTCGATGGGCTCGGTCAGCCTGTTGATCGGGCCATCGGGTATTGGCAAAACGTCATTGGGGCTGGCCTTCCTTGGCGCCAGTACCGTGCAGGCGCCGGGGCTGCATTTCGGCTTCTACGAAACGCCCGAACGCCTGCGCAGCAAGGCTGCCTCGCTGGGTTACGACTTTGCAGCGATGGAACAGGACGGTAGCCTGCAGCTGTGCTGGCAACCGACTACCGAGGGCCTGCTGGACCAGATCGGCGCGCGCATGCTCGAACGTGTCGAGGCGCAGGGCAGCAAGCGCGTGCTGATTGACAGCCTCGGGGCGTTCAGCCGCCTGGCTGTCGACCCGGCGCGGCTCAATGCGTTTTTCCGCGCCATCGCTGGCGAACTGCGTGCGCGTGATGTGAGCGTGATGCTGACCTGGGAAATGCGCGACATCTTCGGCGCGGAAATCAGCGCCCCGGCCCCGGACCTGTCGAGCATTGTCGACAACCTGATGCTGATGCGCTTCGTCGAGCTGGATTCACAGCTGCGGCGCATGCTGTCGATTCTCAAGGTGCGTGACAGTCACCATGATCCTGCCTTGCACGAGCTGCTGATCGGGCCGCAGGGCATTACCTTGCGCAAGGCGTTCGAAGGCGCCTGTGGTGTGCTCTCGGGGACGCCGGTGCCGCAAGGAAGCGGGTGA
- a CDS encoding response regulator produces the protein MNTILIVDDEYLIADILGFALEDEGYLVEKASNGCKALEALKEKRVQLVITDYMMPLLNGEELARAIREDPTLCELPVILMSGAQASQGCPALFAAIFDKPFDMDEMIAKVHQLLST, from the coding sequence ATGAACACCATCCTGATCGTCGATGACGAATACCTGATTGCCGATATCCTCGGTTTTGCGCTGGAGGACGAAGGCTATCTGGTGGAAAAGGCGAGCAACGGCTGCAAGGCACTGGAGGCATTGAAAGAGAAGCGCGTTCAGTTGGTCATCACCGACTACATGATGCCGCTGCTCAACGGTGAGGAGCTGGCACGTGCGATTCGCGAAGACCCGACGCTGTGCGAGTTGCCGGTCATTTTGATGAGCGGCGCGCAGGCCAGCCAAGGCTGCCCGGCGCTATTCGCCGCCATATTCGACAAGCCATTCGACATGGACGAGATGATCGCCAAGGTGCATCAGTTGCTGAGCACCTGA
- the csrA gene encoding carbon storage regulator CsrA, whose translation MLILTRKVGESIVINDDIKVTILGVKGMQVRIGIDAPKDVQVHREEIFKRIQAGSPAPEKQHDDSH comes from the coding sequence ATGCTGATACTCACCCGTAAGGTTGGCGAAAGCATCGTCATCAACGATGACATCAAAGTCACCATTCTGGGCGTCAAAGGGATGCAGGTGAGGATCGGTATCGATGCACCGAAAGATGTTCAGGTTCATCGCGAAGAGATCTTCAAACGTATCCAGGCCGGCAGCCCGGCCCCGGAAAAGCAGCACGACGACTCGCACTGA
- a CDS encoding DNA topoisomerase IB, whose translation MLDCPLPRSLHYVDDNQPGLTRRRWRDRFIYLDADGQRVRDSDTLARIASLVIPPAYTDVWICADPQGHLQATGRDARGRKQYRYHAQWRESRDEHKYGRMLAFAQALPKLRMQLEAHLSRPGLDREKVMALVVSLLDHTLIRIGNQRYLRDNQSYGLTTLRNRHVEVKGSTIRFQFRGKRGVEHNVTLNDRRLANLLKRCMELPGQALFQYLDADGQRHSIGSSEVNQFLQQLTGADFTAKDYRTWAGSSLALDLLRPLAWEPETEAKRQLAAIVRQVAARLGNTPAVCRRCYIHPAVLEHYALGRLGELPKRRVRKGLDPEEVALLLFLQALEEQDAH comes from the coding sequence ATGCTCGACTGCCCCCTGCCGCGCTCCCTGCACTACGTTGACGACAATCAGCCGGGCCTGACCCGGCGACGCTGGCGCGACCGTTTCATCTACCTGGATGCCGATGGCCAGCGGGTGCGTGACAGTGACACCCTTGCGCGCATCGCTTCACTGGTGATCCCGCCGGCCTACACCGATGTGTGGATCTGCGCCGACCCGCAGGGCCACCTGCAGGCTACCGGCCGTGATGCCCGTGGCCGCAAACAGTATCGCTACCACGCGCAATGGCGTGAATCGCGCGACGAGCACAAGTACGGGCGCATGCTCGCCTTCGCCCAAGCCCTGCCCAAGCTGCGCATGCAACTGGAGGCCCACCTGAGCCGGCCAGGCCTGGACCGGGAAAAGGTGATGGCACTGGTAGTGAGCCTGCTGGACCACACCTTGATTCGCATTGGCAACCAGCGCTACCTGCGGGATAACCAGTCGTATGGCCTGACCACCCTGCGCAACCGCCATGTCGAGGTGAAAGGCAGCACCATTCGCTTCCAGTTCCGCGGCAAGCGCGGCGTGGAGCACAACGTCACCCTCAACGACCGGCGCCTGGCCAACCTGCTCAAGCGCTGCATGGAGCTGCCTGGCCAGGCACTGTTCCAGTATCTGGATGCAGACGGCCAGCGGCACAGCATCGGCTCCAGCGAGGTCAACCAGTTCCTGCAGCAACTGACCGGTGCCGATTTCACGGCCAAGGACTACCGTACCTGGGCCGGCAGCAGCCTGGCACTGGACCTGCTCAGGCCCTTGGCCTGGGAGCCCGAAACCGAGGCCAAACGCCAGCTCGCCGCCATCGTTCGTCAGGTGGCTGCGCGCCTGGGCAACACACCGGCGGTGTGCAGGCGCTGCTACATCCACCCGGCGGTGCTTGAACATTATGCTCTGGGGCGCCTTGGCGAACTGCCAAAGCGCCGTGTGCGCAAGGGCCTGGACCCCGAGGAAGTGGCACTTCTGCTATTTCTTCAGGCACTTGAGGAACAGGATGCCCATTAA
- the modC gene encoding molybdenum ABC transporter ATP-binding protein, which translates to MTASIVARLKLARDDFTLDVDLHLPGRGISALFGHSGSGKTSCLRCLAGLERAASAYIEVNGEVWEDSARGYFQAPHLRPVGYVFQEASLFPHLSVRGNLEFGWRRVAAAERKVSLDQACELLGIGHLLERRPATLSGGEAQRVGIARALLSSPRLLLMDEPLAALDGPRKREILPYLERLHDELDIPLVYVSHAQDEVARLADHLVLLEQGQAVASGPIGDTLARLDLSLAQGEDAGVVFEGMVVGHDPQYDLLDLRLSGSSGPLLRIAHPAHVMGSTLRVKVQARDVSLALTADSTSSILNRVPVRVRESRPADNPAHVLVSLDAGGNALLARITRFSADQLGLHAGQLLFAQIKSVALLG; encoded by the coding sequence ATGACCGCATCGATAGTGGCGCGCCTTAAATTGGCGCGCGACGACTTTACCCTGGACGTTGACCTGCACCTGCCCGGGCGCGGTATCAGCGCACTGTTCGGCCACTCGGGCTCGGGCAAGACCAGCTGCCTTCGCTGCCTGGCTGGCCTGGAACGGGCCGCCAGCGCCTACATAGAGGTTAATGGCGAAGTCTGGGAAGACAGCGCACGCGGCTACTTCCAGGCCCCGCATCTGCGCCCGGTGGGCTACGTGTTCCAGGAAGCCAGCCTGTTCCCGCACTTGTCGGTGCGCGGCAACCTGGAGTTCGGCTGGCGCCGGGTGGCGGCCGCTGAACGCAAGGTCAGTCTCGACCAGGCCTGCGAGCTGCTGGGCATCGGCCACTTGCTGGAACGCCGCCCCGCGACCTTGTCGGGTGGCGAGGCGCAGCGGGTGGGTATTGCCCGTGCCCTGCTCAGCAGCCCACGCCTGCTGCTGATGGACGAGCCGCTGGCGGCCCTCGATGGGCCGCGCAAACGTGAAATCCTGCCTTACCTGGAGCGCTTGCACGACGAGCTGGACATCCCGCTGGTGTATGTCAGCCACGCCCAGGATGAAGTGGCTCGGCTGGCAGACCATCTGGTGCTACTGGAGCAAGGCCAGGCGGTGGCCAGTGGCCCGATCGGCGACACCCTGGCGCGCCTCGACCTCTCACTGGCCCAGGGCGAGGATGCCGGCGTGGTGTTCGAGGGCATGGTAGTGGGGCATGACCCGCAGTACGACCTGCTCGACCTGCGCCTGTCCGGCAGCAGCGGCCCGCTGCTGCGCATCGCTCACCCGGCGCATGTGATGGGCAGCACCCTGCGGGTCAAGGTGCAGGCCCGGGATGTCAGCCTGGCGCTGACGGCCGACAGCACGTCGAGCATCCTCAACCGCGTGCCGGTGCGCGTGCGCGAAAGCCGCCCGGCCGACAACCCGGCGCATGTGCTGGTCAGCCTGGATGCCGGCGGCAATGCCCTGCTGGCGCGCATCACCCGTTTCTCGGCCGACCAGCTCGGCCTGCACGCGGGCCAGCTACTGTTCGCCCAGATCAAGTCGGTGGCCTTACTGGGCTGA
- the modB gene encoding molybdate ABC transporter permease subunit — protein sequence MPLDASDLGAIWLTVKLASLTTLILLVIGTPIAWWLARTRSWLRGPVGAVVALPLVLPPTVIGFYLLIALGPHGWLGQATQALGLGSVVFSFTGLVIGSVIYSMPFVVQPLQNAFGAIGQRPLEVAATLRASPWDTFVHVVLPLARPGFVTASILGFAHTVGEFGVVLMIGGNIPDKTRVVSVQIFDHVEAMEYSQAHWLAGAMLVFSFLVLLLLYAGRRGKAGWS from the coding sequence ATGCCACTGGACGCCAGTGACCTGGGTGCAATCTGGCTGACCGTCAAACTGGCCAGCCTGACCACCCTGATCCTGCTGGTTATCGGCACCCCCATCGCCTGGTGGCTTGCGCGTACGCGCTCATGGCTGCGCGGGCCGGTGGGTGCGGTGGTGGCACTGCCACTGGTACTGCCACCGACGGTGATCGGCTTTTACCTGCTGATCGCCCTCGGGCCGCACGGCTGGCTCGGCCAGGCGACCCAGGCGCTGGGCCTGGGCAGCGTGGTGTTCAGCTTCACCGGGCTGGTGATCGGCTCGGTGATCTACTCCATGCCGTTTGTGGTCCAACCGCTGCAAAACGCCTTCGGCGCGATTGGCCAGCGCCCGCTGGAAGTGGCGGCTACGCTGCGCGCCAGCCCCTGGGACACCTTCGTCCACGTGGTGCTGCCACTGGCCCGCCCCGGTTTCGTCACTGCCAGCATCCTCGGCTTTGCCCATACCGTAGGTGAATTTGGCGTGGTGCTGATGATCGGTGGCAACATCCCCGACAAGACCCGCGTGGTCTCCGTGCAGATTTTCGATCACGTCGAGGCCATGGAATATTCGCAAGCCCACTGGCTGGCCGGTGCCATGCTGGTGTTCTCTTTCCTGGTGCTGCTCCTGCTGTATGCCGGGCGCCGCGGCAAAGCTGGCTGGAGCTGA
- the modA gene encoding molybdate ABC transporter substrate-binding protein: MRIRPSHLAVTALATLFAFNTAWADEVQVAVAANFTAPIQAIAKDFEKDTGHKLVAAYGATGQFYAQIKNGAPFEVFLAADDSTPKKLEEEKEIVPGSRFTYAIGTLALWSAKEGYVDAKGDVLKKNEYKHLSIANPKAAPYGLAATQVLDKLKLTDATKGKIVEGQNITQAFQFVSTGNAELGFVALSQIYKDGKVTNGSAWIVPSSLHDPIRQDAVILNKGKDNAAAKALVEYLKGPKAAAVIKSYGYEL; encoded by the coding sequence ATGCGTATCCGCCCATCCCACCTGGCCGTCACCGCTCTGGCCACCCTGTTCGCCTTCAACACTGCCTGGGCCGACGAAGTCCAGGTCGCGGTCGCAGCCAACTTCACAGCCCCTATCCAGGCCATCGCCAAAGACTTCGAAAAAGACACCGGCCACAAACTGGTCGCGGCCTACGGCGCCACTGGGCAGTTCTACGCACAGATCAAGAACGGCGCACCGTTTGAAGTGTTCCTCGCCGCAGACGACAGCACCCCGAAGAAGCTGGAAGAAGAAAAGGAAATCGTCCCTGGATCGCGCTTCACCTACGCCATCGGCACCCTGGCCCTGTGGTCGGCGAAAGAAGGCTACGTGGATGCCAAGGGGGACGTACTGAAGAAGAACGAATACAAGCACTTGTCCATCGCCAACCCGAAAGCGGCACCCTATGGCCTGGCCGCGACCCAGGTGCTGGACAAGCTGAAGCTCACCGACGCCACCAAAGGCAAGATTGTCGAAGGCCAGAACATCACCCAGGCCTTCCAGTTCGTCTCCACCGGCAATGCCGAGCTGGGCTTCGTTGCCCTGTCGCAGATCTACAAGGACGGTAAAGTAACCAATGGCTCGGCCTGGATCGTACCATCGAGCCTGCACGACCCGATCCGCCAGGACGCCGTGATCCTCAACAAAGGCAAGGACAATGCGGCCGCCAAGGCGCTGGTCGAATACCTGAAAGGCCCGAAAGCCGCTGCAGTGATCAAGTCCTACGGCTATGAACTCTGA
- a CDS encoding nitronate monooxygenase family protein has translation MSHWPDRRILDLLGIGLPILQAPMAGASGSPMAIAVGLAGGLGALPCAMLTAEQVRAEIAAFRAGCPGRPLNLNFFCHQPPAPDAERDAHWKQALAPYYSETGADFTAPTPVSNRAPFDEQICQLVEQLRPEVVSFHFGLPPADLLQRVKASGAKVLSSATTVEEAVWLERNGCDAIIAMGYEAGGHRGMFLSADITSQIGTFALVPQVADAVSVPVIAAGGIGDHRGLVAALALGASAVQIGTAYLFCPEAKVSPAHRQALDSAPASDTALTNLFTGRPARGINNRIMRELGPMSDLAPRFPLAGGALMPLRAITEPQGNSDFSNLWSGQALRLGRHMPAGDLTREIAAKALTLVKR, from the coding sequence ATGAGTCACTGGCCCGACCGCCGCATCCTCGACCTGCTGGGCATCGGATTGCCCATCCTGCAGGCACCCATGGCGGGGGCAAGCGGTTCGCCCATGGCCATTGCCGTGGGCCTGGCAGGCGGGCTGGGTGCCCTGCCCTGCGCCATGCTCACTGCTGAGCAAGTGCGCGCCGAGATCGCCGCCTTTCGTGCTGGCTGCCCGGGCCGCCCGCTGAACCTGAACTTCTTCTGCCACCAGCCGCCAGCGCCCGATGCCGAGCGCGATGCACACTGGAAGCAGGCCTTGGCGCCTTATTACAGCGAAACGGGTGCCGATTTCACCGCCCCCACGCCAGTGTCCAACCGTGCGCCGTTCGACGAACAGATCTGCCAGTTGGTGGAGCAACTGCGCCCGGAGGTGGTGAGCTTCCACTTCGGCCTGCCCCCGGCTGACCTGCTGCAACGGGTGAAGGCCAGCGGTGCCAAGGTGCTGTCCAGCGCCACCACCGTCGAAGAGGCGGTCTGGCTGGAGCGCAATGGCTGCGATGCGATCATCGCCATGGGTTATGAAGCTGGCGGGCATCGGGGCATGTTCCTCAGCGCAGACATCACCAGCCAGATCGGCACGTTTGCCCTGGTGCCGCAGGTGGCAGACGCCGTCAGCGTGCCGGTGATTGCCGCAGGCGGTATCGGCGACCACCGCGGCCTGGTGGCAGCGCTGGCGCTGGGCGCTTCGGCAGTGCAGATCGGCACGGCTTACCTGTTCTGCCCCGAGGCCAAGGTGTCGCCGGCCCACCGCCAGGCGCTGGACAGCGCGCCCGCCAGCGACACGGCGTTGACCAACCTGTTTACCGGCCGCCCAGCGCGTGGCATCAACAACCGCATCATGCGCGAGCTTGGGCCGATGAGCGACCTTGCACCGCGCTTCCCGCTGGCGGGTGGGGCATTGATGCCTTTGCGGGCGATCACTGAGCCGCAAGGCAATAGTGACTTCAGTAACCTGTGGTCGGGGCAGGCTCTGCGGCTGGGGCGACACATGCCGGCAGGGGATTTGACCCGGGAGATTGCCGCCAAGGCGCTGACCCTGGTTAAGCGTTAG
- a CDS encoding DUF1883 domain-containing protein, with protein MKYVHQREHLNEDDIVVIECSQRCNIRLMNDANFRSFKNGGRHTYHGGQFVDFPAKITVPSTGFWNITIDTVTTRPISVTRKPTLSHKIKIIRRSSSKLR; from the coding sequence ATGAAATACGTACACCAGCGCGAGCACCTCAACGAGGACGACATCGTCGTCATCGAATGCTCCCAGCGCTGCAATATCCGCCTGATGAACGACGCCAACTTCCGCAGCTTCAAGAACGGCGGCCGTCACACCTACCATGGCGGCCAGTTCGTTGACTTCCCGGCCAAAATCACGGTACCCAGCACCGGTTTCTGGAACATCACCATCGACACCGTGACCACCCGCCCGATCTCGGTAACGCGCAAGCCAACCTTGAGCCACAAGATCAAGATCATCCGTCGCTCGTCGTCGAAACTCAGATAA
- a CDS encoding c-type cytochrome codes for MTPLRRVVIGSLLILAWPVAHAADGQKVFTQGGANPAAMACLGCHGPDGKGIAAAGFPRLAGLPAGYLSKQLHDWRSGSRKQPVMEPLAKALTEDEIKAVSAYLASLPADPASNLWRQQIADDPTTRMALYGDWSRQIPGCVQCHGPGGGGVGEHFPPLAGQPASYLVAQLNAWRDGSRSNDPNQLMVGVAKAMTDDEIKAVAEFFSRSASQEVTP; via the coding sequence ATGACACCGTTGAGACGCGTCGTGATCGGCAGCCTGCTGATCCTTGCCTGGCCCGTGGCGCATGCCGCCGATGGCCAGAAAGTTTTCACCCAGGGCGGGGCCAACCCCGCTGCCATGGCTTGCCTCGGGTGCCATGGCCCAGACGGCAAGGGCATAGCTGCCGCCGGTTTTCCGCGTTTAGCCGGGCTACCGGCCGGTTACCTCAGCAAGCAATTGCACGACTGGCGCAGCGGTAGCCGCAAGCAGCCGGTGATGGAACCGTTGGCCAAGGCCCTGACCGAGGATGAAATCAAGGCGGTAAGTGCCTACCTGGCCAGCCTGCCGGCAGACCCCGCCAGCAACCTGTGGCGCCAGCAGATTGCCGATGACCCCACCACCCGCATGGCCCTGTACGGCGACTGGAGTCGGCAGATACCCGGCTGTGTGCAGTGCCATGGCCCAGGCGGCGGCGGGGTTGGCGAACACTTTCCGCCTTTGGCCGGCCAGCCTGCCAGTTACCTGGTGGCGCAACTCAATGCCTGGCGCGACGGCAGCCGCAGCAATGATCCAAACCAGCTGATGGTCGGCGTGGCCAAGGCCATGACCGATGACGAGATCAAGGCTGTTGCCGAGTTCTTCTCCCGCTCCGCCAGCCAGGAGGTCACGCCATGA